The following are encoded together in the Deinococcus misasensis DSM 22328 genome:
- the msrA gene encoding peptide-methionine (S)-S-oxide reductase MsrA, whose protein sequence is MHVTHHATLGGGCFWCLEAVFQQLKGVLNVESGYAGGDTESPTYKQVCAGTTGHAEVVNVTYDPLVITYRELLEVFFTIHDPTTLNRQGADVGTQYRSVVLYHNDDQRQVAEEVIEHFNQLGIHDQPIVTEVKALEVFYPAEEYHRNYYLNNPGQGYCRAVIAPKVAKFRKMHLEKLAR, encoded by the coding sequence ATGCACGTCACGCACCATGCCACACTCGGAGGCGGTTGTTTCTGGTGTCTGGAAGCCGTCTTTCAACAGCTGAAGGGGGTCCTGAATGTGGAATCGGGCTACGCTGGAGGAGACACCGAATCCCCCACCTACAAACAGGTGTGTGCCGGAACCACGGGCCATGCCGAAGTGGTGAACGTCACCTACGATCCTCTGGTGATCACATACCGTGAACTTCTGGAGGTGTTTTTCACCATCCACGACCCCACCACCTTGAACCGTCAGGGGGCAGATGTGGGCACCCAGTACCGTTCTGTTGTGCTGTACCACAACGATGACCAGAGGCAGGTCGCAGAGGAAGTCATCGAACACTTCAACCAGTTGGGCATCCATGACCAGCCCATCGTGACCGAAGTGAAAGCTCTGGAGGTGTTTTATCCTGCGGAGGAATACCACCGCAATTACTACCTGAACAATCCCGGTCAGGGGTATTGTCGGGCCGTGATTGCTCCCAAGGTGGCCAAATTCCGCAAAATGCACCTTGA